A stretch of Fulvia fulva chromosome 4, complete sequence DNA encodes these proteins:
- a CDS encoding Oxidase ucsJ translates to MAPKIFITGVTGYIGGDALYALNKAHSDYEYSALIRSEEKAAPVKKAYPDLRVVIGGLDDSQIISDEAAKADIVLHTADASDHEGAAKAIAEGLATGHSKERPGFWLHTGGTGILTYFDTRDEKLGEWNEKIFNDWSGVEELTTLPDEAFHRNVDKIVLEAGTKNAENVKTALVAPPTIYGRGRGPVSSRSRQAYELAKLVLQKGYAPIVGEGKARWNQVHVHDLSDLWVLLVEAAIAKKLDQEIWGAKGYYLAVNGEFVWGEVSRQVAKAAAKKGYISKDWKDQPLSKDEAFQVADFQAVSWGLNSRGKGERASSVLGWKPHRPTLEEVIPEIVDDEKERLDKK, encoded by the coding sequence ATGGCTCCCAAGATCTTTATCACTGGCGTAACAGGCTACATCGGTGGCGACGCCCTATACGCTTTGAACAAAGCCCACTCAGACTACGAGTACTCGGCCCTCATCCGCTCTGAAGAGAAAGCCGCTCCCGTCAAGAAAGCATATCCAGACCTACGAGTTGTCATTGGCGGTCTCGATGACTCGCAGATCATCAGCGATGAAGCCGCCAAAGCCGACATAGTTCTCCACACCGCTGACGCCTCAGACCACGAAGGCGCCGCAAAAGCTATCGCTGAAGGGTTAGCGACGGGCCATTCGAAGGAACGCCCTGGCTTCTGGCTGCACACAGGCGGAACTGGAATCCTGACATATTTCGACACGAGGGATGAGAAACTGGGAGAGTGGAACGAGAAGATCTTCAACGATTGGAGTGGAGTAGAAGAACTTACTACCTTGCCTGACGAGGCGTTCCACCGCAACGTCGATAAGATCGTCCTTGAAGCCGGAACGAAGAACGCTGAGAATGTCAAGACTGCGCTCGTTGCACCTCCCACGATCTATGGACGCGGACGAGGTCCTGTCAGTAGCCGAAGTCGCCAGGCGTATGAACTCGCGAAATTGGTTCTGCAAAAGGGCTATGCTCCAATTGTCGGCGAGGGTAAAGCGCGCTGGAACCAAGTCCACGTCCATGATCTTTCGGATCTCTGGGTCTTACTCGTCGAAGCTGCCATTGCGAAGAAGCTGGATCAGGAAATTTGGGGTGCGAAAGGGTACTACCTTGCAGTCAATGGCGAATTTGTGTGGGGCGAGGTGTCAAGGCAGGTCGCAAAGGCGGCGGCAAAGAAGGGCTACATTTCCAAAGATTGGAAGGACCAGCCGTTGTCGAAGGACGAGGCCTTTCAGGTGGCGGACTTCCAGGCGGTGTCTTGGGGTCTCAATTCTAGAGGTAAAGGCGAGCGTGCTAGCAGTGTCCTGGGCTGGAAGCCGCATAGGCCAACCCTTGAGGAGGTGATTCCGGAGATTGTGGACGATGAGAAAGAGAGGTTAGATAAGAAGTAG
- a CDS encoding Succinate dehydrogenase [ubiquinone] iron-sulfur subunit, mitochondrial, translating into MALRLATRRFAPQVFRRGMATTIEHTKEPISAVAEATSASRPPIPANKTGTAHEPKADENSRIKTFQIYRWNPDEPASKPKMQSYTLDLNKTGPMMLDALIRIKNEVDPTLTFRRSCREGICGSCAMNIDGVNTLACLCRIPTDTKTESRIYPLPHTYVVKDLVPDLTQFYKQYKSIKPYLQRDTAPADGKEVRQSKEDRRKLDGLYECILCACCSTSCPSYWWNSEEYLGPAVLLQSYRWIADSRDEKTLQRKDALNNSMSLYRCHTILNCSRTCPKGLNPALAIAEIKKSMAFA; encoded by the exons ATGGCATTGAGACTTGCAACACGGCGCTTTGCGCCTCAGGTCTTCCGACGAGGCATGGCCACCACAATTGAGCACACCAAGGAGCCCATTTCCGCCGTAGCAGAGGCCACCTCGGCTTCCCGACCACCCATACCAGCAAACAAGACCGGCACTGCACACGAGCCCAAGGCAGACGAGAACTCGCGCATCAAGACATTCCAGATCTACAGATGGAACCCAGATGAGCCCGCGAGCAAGCCAAAGATGCAGTCGTACACACTGGACCTGAACAAGACCGGACCAATGATGCTGGACGCGCTGATCAGGATCAAGAACGAGGTGGACCCAACCTTGACATTCCGAAGGAGTTGCAGAGAGGGTATCTGCGGCAGCTGTGCGATGAACATCGATGGTGTGAACACATTGGCATGTTTAT GCCGTATTCCCACAGATACCAAAACAGAGTCGAGGATCTACCCACTACCGCACACATACGTCGTCAAGGACCTCGTGCCCGATCTTACACAATTCTACAAGCAATACAAGTCGATCAAGCCATACCTGCAGAGGGATACAGCACCAGCAGATGGCAAGGAGGTCCGCCAGTCAAAGGAGGACAGACGCAAGCTCGACGGTCTGTACGAGTGCATTCTCTGCGCATGCTGCAGCACATCTTGCCCTTCATACTGGTGGAACAGCGAGGAGTACCTTGGTCCAGCCGTCCTGCTGCAGTCGTACCGATGGATCGCCGATTCGCGTGACGAGAAGACCCTCCAGCGCAAGGACGCTTTGAACAACAGCATGAGCCTTTACCGATGCCACACGATCCTGAACTGCAGCAGGACGTGCCCGAAGGGTCTCAACCCTGCACTTGCAATTGCAGAGATTAAGAAGAGCATGGCTTTTGCATAG
- a CDS encoding 60S ribosomal protein L38, giving the protein MPKEINDIKAFLEVSRRKDASSARIKKNKATGQTKFKVRCQRYLYTLTLKDSDKADKLKQSLPPGLTVTETPKKNAKGKHTAKTS; this is encoded by the exons ATGCCAAAGGAAATCAACGACATCAAGGCCTTCCTCGAGGTGTCTCGCCGCAAGGATGCTTCCT CCGCCAGGATAAAGAAGAACAAGGCCACAGGCCAGACCAAGTTCAAGGTCCGATGCCAGCGATATCTCTACACCCTCACCCTCAAGGACTCGGACAAGGCCGACAAGCTGAAGCAGTCACTCCCACCTG GCCTCACCGTCACCGAGACCCCAAAGAAGAACGCCAAGGGCAAGCACACCGCCAAGACCTCATAG
- a CDS encoding UPF0173 metal-dependent hydrolase, giving the protein MSSQTIKHHLTLDPTHHQPPTRDETAESSQADLPPPTPKLSHQHPTKSHGKENASLYFIGTATTLLQWQGIRILTDPNFLHAGEHVHLGPGVTGTRVTNPAVDLHALPHIDAVLLSHYHADHFDELVEKSLRRDLPIVTTPHAKEHLADKKSGEEKFTQVHDLNTFENALLDIKTEGVASPDRIPAIKVTAMPGKHVPPGPLNVANDILGAVPPTNGWMLELGSKPAMSTVASDFRSGYRVYISGDTLLVDDLKEIPKRYAGLEIDLMLIHLGGTTIPGPKVPLLMVTMDAVQGVKLMQLIKPDVTIPVHYDDYDVFLSPLEDFKKAVTKAGFDDRVVYLDRAEEYRFHVREGEDVEGMLRGGR; this is encoded by the coding sequence ATGTCTTCACAAACTATCAAACACCACCTCACCCTGGACCCAACCCACCACCAACCTCCCACCCGCGACGAGACCGCAGAAAGCAGCCAAGCAGACCTTCCACCACCAACACCCAAACTCTCCCACCAACATCCAACCAAATCCCACGGCAAAGAAAACGCCAGCCTCTACTTCATCGGCACCGCAACCACTCTCCTCCAATGGCAAGGCATCCGAATCCTAACAGACCCCAACTTCCTCCACGCCGGCGAGCACGTCCACCTCGGCCCCGGCGTGACTGGCACTCGCGTCACAAATCCTGCCGTCGATCTCCATGCTCTGCCGCATATTGATGCGGTGTTGCTGAGTCATTACCACGCCGACCACTTTGATGAACTGGTGGAGAAATCGCTGCGAAGGGATCTGCCGATTGTTACGACGCCGCATGCGAAGGAGCATTTGGCAGATAAGAAATCTGGCGAGGAGAAGTTCACGCAGGTTCATGATTTGAATACGTTTGAGAATGCTCTCCTCGATATCAAGACCGAGGGCGTGGCCTCGCCGGACCGCATCCCAGCCATCAAAGTCACAGCAATGCCAGGGAAACATGTCCCTCCTGGTCCCCTGAACGTTGCGAACGATATTCTCGGTGCGGTCCCACCGACGAATGGCTGGATGTTGGAATTGGGGAGTAAGCCTGCGATGAGTACGGTCGCCTCCGATTTTCGCTCGGGTTATAGAGTTTACATATCTGGCGACACACTCCTCGTCGACGACCTCAAGGAGATCCCTAAGCGTTACGCTGGACTCGAAATAGATCTCATGCTCATCCATCTCGGTGGTACGACGATTCCAGGCCCGAAAGTGCCGCTGTTGATGGTGACTATGGATGCTGTGCAGGGGGTGAAACTGATGCAATTGATCAAGCCGGATGTGACGATTCCAGTGCATTATGATGATTACGATGTGTTCTTGAGTCCGTTGGAGGATTTCAAGAAGGCGGTTACGAAGGCGGGGTTTGATGATAGAGTGGTTTATTTGGATCGGGCGGAGGAGTATAGATTCCACGTGAGAGAGGGAGAGGATGTTGAGGGCATGTTGAGGGGAGGACGCTGA
- a CDS encoding Glycerol-3-phosphate dehydrogenase [NAD(+)] — protein sequence MASLAVHSKKHKVCVVGSGNWGTTIAKVIAENVKENKDIFDAEVQMWVFEEEVQIPKDSKHFDPGSELCKKPQKLTQLVNGLHENVKYLPGIQLPENIIANPDVVDAVKHATILIFNLPHQFIGRICDNIKGKHLPYARGISCIKGVEVSDQGCDLFSDSIGQKLGIYVGALSGANIASEIALEKWCETTVAYDPPHMDSRQPTPEGTPAGSPHGSSATLQDLNSVATTPKGKKQNLMALPAEYPPLNHANIKKLFHRPYFHVRMVDDVAGVSLGGALKNVVALAAGWVDGLGWGDNAKAAIMRVGILETIQFGEAFYSKTFKRETITEESCGVADMITSCSGGRNFRCAKMSIKEGKSINEIEERELNGQKLQGTSTAYEVHSFLKAQGMEKKFPLFTAVFDVLEGNKKPEDIPELIEPHNE from the coding sequence ATGGCGAGTCTCGCAGTACACTCGAAGAAGCACAAGGTGTGCGTGGTGGGATCAGGCAACTGGGGCACCACAATCGCCAAGGTGATTGCAGAGAATGTGAAGGAGAACAAGGACATCTTCGACGCAGAGGTGCAGATGTGGGTATTCGAGGAGGAAGTGCAGATTCCCAAGGACAGCAAACACTTCGACCCAGGCTCGGAGCTATGCAAGAAGCCACAGAAGTTGACACAGCTCGTCAATGGCCTACACGAGAACGTCAAGTATCTGCCCGGAATACAGCTCCCGGAGAACATCATCGCCAACCCAGACGTCGTAGACGCAGTCAAGCATGCCACGATCCTCATCTTCAACCTTCCCCACCAGTTCATCGGCCGCATCTGCGACAATATCAAGGGCAAGCACCTCCCCTACGCCCGCGGAATCAGCTGCATCAAAGGCGTCGAAGTCTCAGACCAAGGCTGCGATCTCTTCTCCGACAGCATCGGCCAAAAACTCGGCATCTACGTCGGCGCCCTCAGCGGCGCCAACATCGCATCCGAAATCGCCCTCGAAAAATGGTGCGAAACAACAGTCGCCTACGACCCTCCACACATGGACTCCAGACAACCCACACCCGAGGGAACACCCGCTGGCTCACCCCACGGCTCATCCGCAACCCTCCAAGACCTCAACAGCGTGGCCACCACACCCAAGGGCAAGAAGCAGAACCTCATGGCCCTACCAGCAGAGTACCCACCCCTAAACCACGCAAACATCAAGAAACTCTTCCATCGCCCCTACTTCCACGTCCGCATGGTTGACGACGTCGCTGGTGTTTCCCTCGGCGGCGCACTCAAGAACGTGGTCGCCCTCGCAGCCGGCTGGGTCGACGGTCTAGGCTGGGGCGACAATGCAAAGGCCGCGATCATGCGTGTTGGAATCCTCGAGACAATTCAATTCGGCGAAGCGTTCTACTCCAAGACGTTTAAGCGCGAGACGATTACCGAAGAGTCGTGTGGTGTCGCTGACATGATCACATCCTGTTCCGGCGGCAGGAACTTCCGATGCGCGAAGATGTCCATCAAAGAGGGCAAATCGATCAACGAGATCGAGGAGCGGGAGCTGAACGGGCAGAAATTACAGGGAACAAGCACGGCGTACGAGGTACACAGCTTTTTGAAGGCGCAGGGCATGGAGAAGAAGTTCCCATTGTTCACGGCTGTGTTCGATGTGCTGGAGGGCAACAAGAAGCCGGAGGATATTCCGGAGCTGATTGAGCCGCATAATGAGTAA
- a CDS encoding Serine/threonine-protein kinase atg1, translating into MAAPPRHAPSSSKRPPPMPEAEPDLSIDEFKRGKEIGKGSFATVYLAQHREKRSYAAVKAVQMAKLSKKLKENLGSEIDILKGLRHPHIVQLFKCVEKPNYIYLVMEYCQLSDLAQFMKKRHTLPNFPETADIFKKYPNPEHGGLNEVLARHFLKQVASALKYLRSKNLIHRDIKPQNLLLNPAPTYMSKQKPEDVPLAASADSLIPAVGVASLPMLKLADFGFARHLPSTSMAETLCGSPLYMAPEILRYEKYDARADLWSTGTVLHEMIVGKPPFRAQNHVDLLRKIEKANDQIIFDNKNMTISRGMKDLIRALLKKSPLERMTYEDLFDDVVVVGEIPGLVNEDRPQETIAPRSVPEVEELGRKMTIVDETPRKATIIEETSAALRPAPEQQLQQKRPSQELPRRTSSRKSSEQDINQQRAKDMIRRKSSSGSQGQADAATAGMKRQPSQREQRRPSIVAHITAPGRQELHQQQQPLAPAPPIQRRASRSSPLAGPPLVREPTYDEKVKSERAARKEREQTQQDLTFEKEYVVIEKRAVEVNAFADELDAAQNTYGSSAKQGQMVRRATTQGQPTSQTGATPASPSRAMQQVTTRAPGGHARAGSFERRYAPSPQSATNMLTKALNAANARLFGALGSSPPFGMGGPSPPRGYGAFPAYPTAGALTIWDANEIKAPMDEETKIVRIMEEAAHRSDVIFGFAEVKYRQLLPATPSSQDALGIQQIEAQERPGEDDDMTAVAVVGVAEEALVLYVKALAILSKTIDLAGQWWSKQGRGDGVTSDPTSYSGSSSAVGTRILNVVKWCRTRFNECLEKSEVVGRKLQHAQRQLPEDHPGHPNNQAEHSGTITTSAEHIRITSGITAERLMFDRAVEMSRSAAVNELVGEDLPDCELSYRTAIMLFEAVLENDDDPLMRKPSAKKEKPADEVINGMETEDRQTVIKLIDSTKSRLNALRRKILIAQQNVARRSSISGTSTPKAGNPSPVAASPTIANASPR; encoded by the exons ATGGCGGCCCCGCCACGACATGCGCCGTCATCGTCGAAGCGGCCCCCACCGATGCCAGAGGCCGAGCCGGACCTGAGCATCGATGAGTTCaagagaggaaaggagaTAGGCAAAGGCAGCTTCGCTACTGTCTACCTCGCGCAGCATCGG GAGAAACGATCCTATGCCGCTGTCAAAGCTGTCCAGATGGCCAAATTGTCTAAGAAGTTGAAGGAGAATTTGGGCAGCGAAATCGACATCCTCAAGGGCCTACGACATCCACACATCGTGCAGCTGTTCAAATGTGTGGAGAAGCCCAACTACATCTACCTTGTCATGGAGTACTGTCAACTATCGGACCTGGCACAGTTTATGAAGAAGCGCCACACTCTGCCGAACTTTCCCGAGACAGCAGACATCTTCAAGAAGTACCCGAACCCTGAGCATGGAGGACTGAACGAGGTCCTGGCACGACATTTTCTCAAGCAAGTGGCCAGCGCACTGAAGTACCTGCGGTCTAAAAACCTGATACATCGAGACATCAAGCCACAGAATCTCTTACTGAACCCAGCACCAACATACATGTCAAAGCAGAAGCCAGAGGATGTGCCACTGGCCGCGAGCGCAGACTCCCTGATACCTGCTGTCGGTGTGGCTTCTCTTCCGATGCTCAAACTTGCTGACTTTGGCTTTGCACGACATCTTCCATCGACTTCCATGGCGGAAACACTCTGTGGCTCTCCCCTCTACATGGCACCGGAAATTCTTCGTTATGAGAAGTACGATGCACGCGCTGATCTCTGGTCTACTGGTACTGTCTTACATGAGATGATCGTGGGCAAACCCCCGTTCCGGGCACAGAACCATGTCGACCTTTTGCGGAAGATTGAGAAAGCCAACGACCAGATCATCTTCGACAACAAGAACATGACCATCAGCCGCGGCATGAAAGATTTGATTCGAGCACTGCTAAAGAAGAGCCCATTGGAACGCATGACCTACGAAGATCTTTTCGATGATGTAGTGGTAGTTGGTGAGATTCCCGGTCTGGTCAACGAGGATAGGCCGCAAGAAACAATTGCCCCGAGATCTGTTCCCGAGGTTGAGGAGTTGGGCCGGAAGATGACTATCGTAGACGAGACCCCACGTAAGGCTACGATCATAGAGGAGACATCCGCCGCTCTTCGACCAGCTCCGGAGCAGCAACTACAGCAGAAGAGGCCATCGCAGGAGCTGCCACGACGGACATCATCAAGGAAGTCATCAGAGCAAGACATAAATCAGCAGCGAGCGAAGGACATGATTCGACGAAAGTCATCTTCGGGCAGTCAAGGCCAAGCTGATGCTGCAACTGCAGGAATGAAGAGACAGCCAAGTCAGCGCGAGCAGCGTAGGCCGAGCATCGTGGCTCACATAACGGCACCGGGACGCCAGGAGCTGCACCAGCAACAGCAGCCACTGGCTCCAGCGCCACCTATACAGCGCCGAGCTAGTCGCTCATCGCCACTTGCTGGTCCGCCGTTGGTCCGGGAACCGACATACGACGAGAAGGTCAAAAGCGAGCGCGCAGCGCGCAAGGAACGGGAGCAGACTCAGCAGGATCTCACATTCGAGAAGGAATATGTTGTGATCGAGAAACGTGCAGTGGAGGTCAATGCCTTCGCGGATGAGCTCGATGCTGCACAGAATACATATGGCTCCTCGGCCAAGCAGGGGCAAATGGTGAGGCGAGCCACGACCCAAGGGCAGCCTACCTCACAGACTGGAGCCACCCCAGCAAGTCCTTCTCGCGCCATGCAGCAAGTGACCACCAGAGCTCCTGGCGGCCATGCGCGTGCTGGTTCCTTTGAGAGACGCTACGCTCCATCGCCGCAATCTGCAACAAACATGCTTACAAAGGCACTCAATGCTGCCAACGCGCGTCTGTTTGGAGCGTTGGGCAGTTCTCCTCCATTTGGCATGGGTGGTCCTTCCCCGCCGCGTGGGTACGGCGCCTTTCCAGCTTATCCGACAGCAGGGGCCCTTACGATCTGGGACGCCAACGAGATCAAAGCTCCTATGGATGAAGAGACTAAGATTGTCCGAATCATGGAGGAAGCCGCTCATCGTAGCGACGTCATCTTTGGCTTTGCAGAGGTCAAGTACCGGCAATTGCTGCCAGCAACGCCTTCATCACAGGATGCCCTCGGCATTCAACAGATTGAAGCCCAAGAGCGGCCCGGAGAAGATGATGACATGACCGCTGTAGCCGTGGTTGGCGTTGCTGAAGAGGCGCTTGTTCTGTATGTGAAAGCACTGGCAATTCTGTCGAAGACTATCGATCTCGCTGGACAGTGGTGGTCGAAGCAGGGCAGGGGCGACGGCGTCACTTCAGATCCGACCTCTTACTCTGGCAGCTCGTCTGCTGTGGGTACGCGCATACTCAATGTGGTGAAGTGGTGTCGTACGCGCTTCAACGAATGTCTCGAGAAGTCTGAAGTGGTGGGCCGCAAACTTCAACATGCACAGAGACAACTCCCTGAAGATCATCCTGGACATCCAAACAATCAAGCAGAGCACTCTGGTACTATCACTACTTCGGCTGAGCACATCCGAATCACCAGCGGCATTACAGCAGAGAGGCTTATGTTCGATCGCGCGGTAGAGATGAGCCGTTCAGCAGCTGTGAACGAACTTGTTGGGGAGGATCTTCCAGACTGCGAGCTGAGCTATAGGACCGCCATCATGCTTTTCGAAGCTGTGCTGGAGAACGACGACGATCCGTTGATGCGCAAGCCGAGCGCTAAGAAGGAGAAGCCGGCAGACGAGGTCATCAATGGCATGGAGACGGAGGATAGGCAGACTGTCATCAAGC TCATCGATAGCACCAAGTCTCGCCTCAACGCACTTCGAAGGAAGATTCTTATCGCGCAGCAAAACGTTGCTAGGCGCTCTTCCATAAGCGGCACATCGACTCCCAAGGCTGGAAACCCATCACCAGTCGCAGCATCACCTACGATCGCGAACGCGTCGCCGCGATGA
- a CDS encoding FAD-linked sulfhydryl oxidase ERV2: protein MPPSRGSSRRQVIYIIAAAVLLGITFISFFQRMPKAPDLKDLREALPDPGFSGADATITGPGGAIAPKLGNETAKAELGRATWKYFHTVMARFPDKPTREESTALKSFIYLFQRLYPCGECADHFGELLKKYPPQVSSRSAAAVWACDMHNKVNKRLGKEIFDCATIGDFYDCGCAEDEDTARAASDAKNAMAKPEMSSERREKLTQNGRDFDTDLLVAD, encoded by the coding sequence ATGCCTCCTTCCCGCGGAAGCTCGAGGCGGCAAGTCATCTATATCATAGCGGCGGCAGTGCTCCTCGGAATTACCTTTATATCCTTCTTCCAACGCATGCCCAAGGCGCCGGATCTCAAAGACCTTCGAGAGGCACTGCCTGACCCTGGATTCTCCGGGGCCGATGCCACCATTACGGGACCAGGAGGTGCGATTGCGCCGAAGTTGGGTAATGAGACTGCAAAGGCAGAGCTAGGACGGGCGACATGGAAGTACTTCCACACAGTGATGGCACGCTTCCCGGATAAGCCCACAAGAGAGGAGAGCACGGCGCTGAAGAGCTTCATATACCTGTTTCAGAGGCTATATCCCTGCGGCGAATGCGCGGATCACTTTGGCGAGCTGCTGAAGAAGTACCCCCCGCAGGTCTCGTCGAGATCGGCGGCAGCTGTATGGGCTTGTGATATGCACAACAAGGTCAACAAGAGGCTGGGAAAGGAGATATTTGATTGCGCAACGATCGGAGACTTCTACGACTGTGGTTGCGCGGAGGATGAGGATACTGCAAGGGCGGCTTCTGATGCGAAGAATGCCATGGCGAAGCCTGAGATGAGTAGCgagaggagggagaagttgaCGCAGAATGGACGGGACTTCGATACTGATCTGCTGGTGGCAGATTGA
- a CDS encoding Aminotransferase lcsP, translated as MASSFPPPPVNTIDWDNIGFKVREVNGHIESTYTVQTGKWTPPKFVQDPFLRIHGMAPGLNYGMQCYEGLKAYRGPGDDTIGIFRPHQNAERMQHSASYVSMPEVPVELFKQSVHLAVSLNAAYVPPHRTGASMYIRPLLFGSCAQLGLDPPEEYTFVVYVMPTGVYHGVHPVAALILEDFDRAAPEGTGSAKVGGNYAPVLRHSGKAKKEGFGITLHLDSKTRTEVDEFSTSGFIGIYGTPKEGCTIVVPDSKNVIKSVTSDTICQIGKSWGWKVECRPIKYEEISQFTEIAAAGTAAALVPIKSITMRSKNDTFKYQGGGDEPGPAVVKLLSQLRGIQQGKVKDEFGWVEAVREYKANEYISDGSTERNGVAGVPNELP; from the exons ATGGCATCTAGCTTTCCCCCGCCGCCTGTCAACACCATTG ATTGGGACAACATAGGCTTCAAAGTAAGAGAAG TCAATGGTCACATTGAGTCGACATATACTGTACAAACGGGAAAATGGACGCCTCCGAAATTCGTTCAAGATCCATTCTTGCGCATTCACGGCATGGCGCCTGGCCTGAACTATGGTATGCAGTGCTATGAAGGTCTCAAAGCATATCGAGGTCCGGGTGATGACACCATTGGCATCTTCAGACCTCACCAGAACGCTGAGCGTATGCAGCATTCTGCATCGTACGTCAGCATGCCAGAAGTGCCGGTGGAGCTGTTTAAGCAGTCAGTACATCTTGCTGTCAGTCTGAACGCCGCCTATGTTCCACCACACCGAACTGGCGCGAGCATGTACATCCGACCACTCCTTTTCGGCTCTTGCGCGCAGCTCGGTCTGGATCCTCCTGAAGAGTACACTTTTGTCGTTTATGTTATGCCGACCGGTGTCTACCACGGTGTGCATCCAGTAGCAGCTCTAATTCTGGAGGACTTCGACCGAGCGGCGCCTGAAGGCACTGGAAGCGCCAAGGTCGGTGGCAACTATGCGCCAGTGCTAAGGCACAGTGGTAAGGCGAAGAAAGAAGGCTTCGGTATCACCCTGCACTTGGACAGCAAGACAAGGACCGAAGTTGATGAGTTTTCTACTTCCGGATTCATTGGAATTTACGGCACACCTAAAGAAGGCTGCACCATCGTTGTACCCGACAGCAAGAACGTGATCAAATCAGTCACTAGCGACACAATCTGCCAGATAGGCAAGAGCTGGGGGTGGAAGGTCGAGTGCCGACCT ATCAAATACGAGGAAATTTCTCAGTTCACCGAGATCGCTGCAGCAGGAACGGCCGCCGCGCTTGTCCCAATCAAGAGCATCACGATGCGCTCGAAGAACGACACATTCAAGTACCAGGGAGGCGGCGACGAACCAGGACCGGCAGTGGTGAAGCTCTTATCGCAGCTCAGAGGAATACAACAAGGCAAAGTCAAGGATGAATTTGGATGGGTTGAGGCTGTTCGCGAGTACAAGGCAAATGAGTATATCTCAGATGGGTCGACCGAGAGAAATGGCGTTGCTGGAGTGCCTAATGAGCTGCCATGA